In one window of Pseudomonas sp. IAC-BECa141 DNA:
- a CDS encoding ABC transporter permease, producing MSALIKKRQSLLPGDTGKFAGILSGIILFLAVLPILTMIVMSFSGASNLDFPPSSYSLQWYKAAWHTFVSPDASDVLSLGQAMGTSLLVSCLTMIFATLIAVPAAYALTRCEFRGKAVALQLMSLPLVFPMVVLGLALLLVFDSLPFHMTTSRLVIAHVILALPFVVKNCTAAMLSIGSEVEEAAQMLGASPLRAIVDVVVPLMKSGILAGMLLAFIVSFNEFTVTYFLYTIDVMTVPIWMYSRTVSSLDPTVFSFAVLIVLIDFVLIWALEKLVGEGGVSF from the coding sequence ATGAGTGCCCTGATCAAGAAGCGTCAGTCGCTGCTGCCGGGCGACACCGGCAAGTTTGCGGGCATCCTTTCCGGGATCATTTTGTTCCTGGCCGTGTTGCCGATCCTGACCATGATCGTGATGTCGTTCAGCGGCGCGTCGAACCTCGACTTCCCGCCAAGCAGTTACAGCCTGCAGTGGTACAAGGCGGCGTGGCACACGTTTGTGTCGCCGGACGCCAGCGATGTGCTGAGCCTCGGCCAGGCCATGGGCACCAGTTTGCTGGTGTCGTGCCTGACGATGATTTTCGCCACGCTGATCGCGGTGCCGGCGGCTTACGCGCTGACCCGTTGCGAGTTCCGTGGCAAGGCTGTGGCGCTGCAATTGATGTCGCTGCCGCTGGTGTTCCCGATGGTGGTGCTCGGGCTGGCGTTGCTGCTGGTGTTCGATAGCCTGCCGTTTCACATGACCACATCGCGGCTGGTAATTGCCCACGTAATTCTGGCGCTGCCGTTCGTGGTGAAGAACTGCACGGCGGCCATGCTTTCCATCGGCAGCGAAGTCGAAGAGGCCGCGCAGATGCTCGGCGCTTCGCCTCTACGCGCCATCGTCGACGTGGTGGTGCCGTTGATGAAATCGGGGATTCTGGCGGGGATGCTGCTGGCGTTCATCGTTTCGTTCAACGAGTTCACCGTGACCTATTTCCTCTACACCATCGACGTCATGACCGTGCCGATCTGGATGTACAGCCGCACCGTGTCATCGCTCGACCCTACCGTGTTCTCGTTTGCCGTGCTGATCGTGTTGATCGACTTCGTCCTGATCTGGGCGCTGGAGAAGCTGGTCGGTGAAGGCGGCGTGTCCTTTTGA
- a CDS encoding ABC transporter permease — translation MEHQSLTQPVGTGDVRPARGISPTARAWFFLTPSMLFLGVLIAASLLVLRMSVGTKGAEWSGFSLASYAQLLEPYYLKSLLLTLRLALISAVIAVVLAIPVAYTMARLTSPFVRRIFLAAVLLPLLVNLLLQSYGWLVILGPGGMLNQTLMGLGLIKRPIMLLYNQNGVLMGLVQTAFPLAVLPIASAMRGVARSYEEAAATLGASRFQVFRQVVLPMSLPGIITGATLVFAYNASSFVVPLLLGGRRVPMLAVMVHDQIAPLMNWPAASAAGVVLIVTTLAIMTLSEYITGRRRRLLEASQ, via the coding sequence ATGGAACATCAATCCCTGACCCAACCGGTCGGCACGGGTGACGTGCGCCCGGCGCGCGGTATTTCGCCGACGGCGCGGGCGTGGTTTTTTCTCACGCCGTCGATGCTGTTTCTCGGCGTGCTGATTGCCGCCAGCCTGCTGGTGCTGCGCATGAGCGTCGGCACCAAGGGCGCGGAGTGGTCCGGTTTCAGCCTGGCCAGTTACGCGCAGTTGCTCGAACCCTACTACCTCAAATCGTTGCTGCTGACTTTGCGTCTGGCGCTGATCAGCGCGGTGATTGCCGTGGTTTTGGCGATCCCGGTGGCGTACACCATGGCGCGCCTGACCTCGCCGTTCGTGCGACGGATTTTCCTCGCGGCGGTGCTGCTGCCGTTGCTGGTCAACCTGCTGCTGCAAAGCTACGGCTGGCTGGTGATCCTCGGCCCCGGCGGCATGCTCAACCAGACCCTGATGGGACTCGGTCTGATCAAGCGCCCGATCATGTTGCTGTACAACCAGAACGGCGTGTTGATGGGCCTGGTGCAGACGGCGTTTCCGCTGGCCGTGCTGCCGATTGCCAGCGCCATGCGCGGCGTCGCACGCAGCTACGAAGAAGCCGCCGCGACCCTCGGCGCCAGCCGCTTTCAAGTGTTCCGCCAGGTGGTGTTGCCAATGAGTCTGCCGGGAATCATCACCGGCGCGACGCTGGTGTTCGCCTACAACGCCAGCAGCTTTGTGGTGCCACTTCTGCTGGGTGGCCGTCGCGTGCCGATGCTGGCGGTGATGGTGCATGACCAGATCGCTCCGCTGATGAACTGGCCTGCCGCCTCCGCCGCCGGGGTGGTGCTGATCGTCACCACGCTCGCCATCATGACCTTGTCCGAATACATCACCGGCCGCCGTCGCCGTCTGCTGGAGGCTTCGCAATGA